Proteins found in one Quercus robur chromosome 2, dhQueRobu3.1, whole genome shotgun sequence genomic segment:
- the LOC126715474 gene encoding translocase of chloroplast 90, chloroplastic isoform X4 translates to MKSIRDWVFSHLVSMSLVSSRPLSGSDSFFNEGRLDEELDDQGSTHTASLVAPPVLPDGSRASYGNHEHQHNPSLQQDSVQDSYPHGSNKKKMDPLAKIEDLQVKFLRLLRRLGLSQENLLVAKVLYRIHLASLIQAGESDVKRVNLGSNRAKAVAAEQEAAGLRELDFSFRILVLGKTGVGKSATINSLFEEMKTVTDAFQPATDRIQEVAGTVNGIKITVIDTPGLLPSSSSNVRRNKKILLSVKKFIKKSPPDIVLYFERLDVINMGFTDFPILRLITEVFGTAIWFNTILVMTHSSSDLPEGPNGYPVNYESYVTQCTDLVQHYIHQAVSDSRLENPVLLVENHPQCKKNIMGEKVLPNGQVWKSQFLLLCICTKVLSDVNSLLKFQDSIELGPLSTARLPSLPHLLSSLLRHRSISSPNGMDDEIDENSLLDTQEEDEYDQLPSIRILKKSQFERLTNSQKKDYLDELDYREILYLKKQLKEDYQRRRENRLSKEENLVNDDNSDSQQVSPEAVLLPDMAVPPSFDSDCLVHRYRCLVTGDQWLVRPVLDPQGWDHDVGFDGISLESALELNRNVFASVTGQMSKDKQDFSIQSECGAAYTDPKGPTYSVGLDVQSSGKDMIYTVHSNTKLRNLKQSVADCGLSLTSFGNNCYVGAKLEDTIIVGNRLKFMVNAGRMGGSGQVAYGGNIEATLRGSDYPVRNDNVSLTMTILSFNKEMVLGGSIQSEFRMSRGLRVSVNANLNSRKMGQVCIKTSSSEHLQIALVAAFTIFKALLRRKAIESRSRETLESG, encoded by the coding sequence GTTCAACTCACACAGCCAGTTTGGTTGCACCACCAGTACTTCCTGATGGATCACGTGCTTCTTATGGTAATCATGAACATCAGCATAATCCTTCCCTGCAGCAGGATTCTGTTCAAGACTCCTACCCTCATGgctctaataaaaaaaagatggatCCATTGGCGAAGATTGAGGATCTCCAAGTAAAGTTTTTGCGCCTTCTCCGAAGGCTTGGGCTGTCACAGGAAAATCTTCTGGTTGCAAAAGTTTTATATCGGATACACCTAGCATCCTTGATACAAGCTGGGGAATCAGATGTGAAAAGAGTTAACCTTGGAAGCAATAGAGCCAAAGCAGTTGCAGCAGAACAAGAGGCAGCTGGCCTGCGTGAATTGGATTTCTCATTTAGAATACTTGTCCTAGGCAAAACAGGGGTTGGCAAGAGTGCTACCATAAATTCTTTATTTGAAGAAATGAAAACTGTGACTGATGCATTTCAACCAGCCACTGATCGCATCCAAGAGGTTGCAGGAACTGTTAATGGGATTAAAATTACTGTGATCGATACCCCTGGTCTTTTGCCTTCTTCTTCCAGTAATGTGAGAAGAAATAAGAAGATTTTGTTATCTGTGaagaaattcataaaaaaatcaccGCCAGATATTGTTTTGTACTTTGAACGCCTTGATGTCATCAACATGGGCTTTACCGATTTCCCTATTTTGAGGCTTATAACTGAAGTTTTTGGTACTGCAATTTGGTTCAACACCATCCTTGTAATGACCCACTCTTCCTCAGATCTGCCCGAAGGTCCCAATGGTTATCCTGTCAACTATGAGTCATATGTGACCCAATGTACAGATTTGGTGCAGCACTATATACACCAGGCAGTGTCTGACTCAAGACTTGAAAACCCTGTCCTTTTGGTAGAGAACCATCCTCAATGTAAGAAAAACATTATGGGGGAAAAAGTACTTCCAAATGGACAGGTTTGGAAATCTCAATTCTTGTTATTATGCATTTGTACTAAAGTTCTGAGTGATGTCAATTCCCTCTTGAAGTTTCAAGACAGCATTGAACTGGGACCATTAAGTACTGCCCGGCTGCCCTCTCTGCCCCATCTTCTCTCATCTCTTCTACGACATCGCTCTATATCAAGTCCAAATGGAATGGATGATGAAATTGATGAGAATTCACTTTTAGACACGCAGGAAGAAGATGAATATGATCAATTACCTTCAATCCGAATCCTGAAAAAATCTCAGTTTGAGAGATTGACGAACTCACAGAAAAAAGACTATCTTGATGAGCTGGATTATCGGGAAATCCTTTATCTGAAGAAACAGTTGAAGGAAGATTATCAGAGGCGAAGGGAGAATAGGCTTTCCAAAGAGGAAAATTTGGTGAATGATGATAATTCCGATAGCCAGCAGGTGTCTCCAGAGGCCGTTTTGTTACCAGATATGGCAGTTCCCCCAAGTTTTGACTCGGATTGCCTTGTACATAGATATCGTTGCCTTGTCACAGGTGATCAGTGGCTTGTGAGACCTGTTCTTGATCCCCAAGGGTGGGATCATGATGTGGGCTTCGATGGAATAAGCCTTGAATCAGCTTTGGAACTAAATAGGAATGTCTTTGCCTCAGTCACAGGACAGATGAGCAAGGACAAGCAGGATTTCAGTATCCAGTCGGAGTGTGGTGCAGCTTACACAGATCCCAAAGGGCCTACTTATTCTGTTGGTCTTGATGTTCAATCTTCTGGTAAGGATATGATATATACAGTTCATAGCAACACAAAGTTGAGGAACCTGAAGCAGAGCGTTGCTGATTGTGGACTTTCTTTGACATCTTTTGGGAACAATTGCTATGTTGGTGCCAAGCTTGAAGATACCATAATAGTGGGGAATAGGTTGAAGTTTATGGTGAATGCTGGGCGAATGGGGGGTTCTGGACAAGTGGCATATGGTGGGAATATTGAAGCTACTTTAAGAGGGAGTGACTACCCAGTGAGAAATGATAATGTCAGTCTGACAATGACAATCCTCTCCTTCAACAAAGAAATGGTTTTAGGTGGAAGCATACAGTCTGAATTCCGGATGAGCAGAGGCTTGAGAGTATCAGTTAATGCCAATTTAAATAGTCGCAAAATGGGACAGGTTTGCATAAAAACAAGTAGCTCTGAGCATTTGCAGATTGCTCTGGTTGCAGCCTTCACAATTTTCAAGGCTCTACTACGCAGAAAGGCAATTGAGAGTAGAAGTAGGGAAACATTAGAGAGTGGATAA
- the LOC126715474 gene encoding translocase of chloroplast 90, chloroplastic isoform X2, protein MNGSQQCRMKSIRDWVFSHLVSMSLVSSRPLSGSDSFFNEGRLDEELDDQGSTHTASLVAPPVLPDGSRASYGNHEHQHNPSLQQDSVQDSYPHGSNKKKMDPLAKIEDLQVKFLRLLRRLGLSQENLLVAKVLYRIHLASLIQAGESDVKRVNLGSNRAKAVAAEQEAAGLRELDFSFRILVLGKTGVGKSATINSLFEEMKTVTDAFQPATDRIQEVAGTVNGIKITVIDTPGLLPSSSSNVRRNKKILLSVKKFIKKSPPDIVLYFERLDVINMGFTDFPILRLITEVFGTAIWFNTILVMTHSSSDLPEGPNGYPVNYESYVTQCTDLVQHYIHQAVSDSRLENPVLLVENHPQCKKNIMGEKVLPNGQVWKSQFLLLCICTKVLSDVNSLLKFQDSIELGPLSTARLPSLPHLLSSLLRHRSISSPNGMDDEIDENSLLDTQEEDEYDQLPSIRILKKSQFERLTNSQKKDYLDELDYREILYLKKQLKEDYQRRRENRLSKEENLVNDDNSDSQQVSPEAVLLPDMAVPPSFDSDCLVHRYRCLVTGDQWLVRPVLDPQGWDHDVGFDGISLESALELNRNVFASVTGQMSKDKQDFSIQSECGAAYTDPKGPTYSVGLDVQSSGKDMIYTVHSNTKLRNLKQSVADCGLSLTSFGNNCYVGAKLEDTIIVGNRLKFMVNAGRMGGSGQVAYGGNIEATLRGSDYPVRNDNVSLTMTILSFNKEMVLGGSIQSEFRMSRGLRVSVNANLNSRKMGQVCIKTSSSEHLQIALVAAFTIFKALLRRKAIESRSRETLESG, encoded by the coding sequence GTTCAACTCACACAGCCAGTTTGGTTGCACCACCAGTACTTCCTGATGGATCACGTGCTTCTTATGGTAATCATGAACATCAGCATAATCCTTCCCTGCAGCAGGATTCTGTTCAAGACTCCTACCCTCATGgctctaataaaaaaaagatggatCCATTGGCGAAGATTGAGGATCTCCAAGTAAAGTTTTTGCGCCTTCTCCGAAGGCTTGGGCTGTCACAGGAAAATCTTCTGGTTGCAAAAGTTTTATATCGGATACACCTAGCATCCTTGATACAAGCTGGGGAATCAGATGTGAAAAGAGTTAACCTTGGAAGCAATAGAGCCAAAGCAGTTGCAGCAGAACAAGAGGCAGCTGGCCTGCGTGAATTGGATTTCTCATTTAGAATACTTGTCCTAGGCAAAACAGGGGTTGGCAAGAGTGCTACCATAAATTCTTTATTTGAAGAAATGAAAACTGTGACTGATGCATTTCAACCAGCCACTGATCGCATCCAAGAGGTTGCAGGAACTGTTAATGGGATTAAAATTACTGTGATCGATACCCCTGGTCTTTTGCCTTCTTCTTCCAGTAATGTGAGAAGAAATAAGAAGATTTTGTTATCTGTGaagaaattcataaaaaaatcaccGCCAGATATTGTTTTGTACTTTGAACGCCTTGATGTCATCAACATGGGCTTTACCGATTTCCCTATTTTGAGGCTTATAACTGAAGTTTTTGGTACTGCAATTTGGTTCAACACCATCCTTGTAATGACCCACTCTTCCTCAGATCTGCCCGAAGGTCCCAATGGTTATCCTGTCAACTATGAGTCATATGTGACCCAATGTACAGATTTGGTGCAGCACTATATACACCAGGCAGTGTCTGACTCAAGACTTGAAAACCCTGTCCTTTTGGTAGAGAACCATCCTCAATGTAAGAAAAACATTATGGGGGAAAAAGTACTTCCAAATGGACAGGTTTGGAAATCTCAATTCTTGTTATTATGCATTTGTACTAAAGTTCTGAGTGATGTCAATTCCCTCTTGAAGTTTCAAGACAGCATTGAACTGGGACCATTAAGTACTGCCCGGCTGCCCTCTCTGCCCCATCTTCTCTCATCTCTTCTACGACATCGCTCTATATCAAGTCCAAATGGAATGGATGATGAAATTGATGAGAATTCACTTTTAGACACGCAGGAAGAAGATGAATATGATCAATTACCTTCAATCCGAATCCTGAAAAAATCTCAGTTTGAGAGATTGACGAACTCACAGAAAAAAGACTATCTTGATGAGCTGGATTATCGGGAAATCCTTTATCTGAAGAAACAGTTGAAGGAAGATTATCAGAGGCGAAGGGAGAATAGGCTTTCCAAAGAGGAAAATTTGGTGAATGATGATAATTCCGATAGCCAGCAGGTGTCTCCAGAGGCCGTTTTGTTACCAGATATGGCAGTTCCCCCAAGTTTTGACTCGGATTGCCTTGTACATAGATATCGTTGCCTTGTCACAGGTGATCAGTGGCTTGTGAGACCTGTTCTTGATCCCCAAGGGTGGGATCATGATGTGGGCTTCGATGGAATAAGCCTTGAATCAGCTTTGGAACTAAATAGGAATGTCTTTGCCTCAGTCACAGGACAGATGAGCAAGGACAAGCAGGATTTCAGTATCCAGTCGGAGTGTGGTGCAGCTTACACAGATCCCAAAGGGCCTACTTATTCTGTTGGTCTTGATGTTCAATCTTCTGGTAAGGATATGATATATACAGTTCATAGCAACACAAAGTTGAGGAACCTGAAGCAGAGCGTTGCTGATTGTGGACTTTCTTTGACATCTTTTGGGAACAATTGCTATGTTGGTGCCAAGCTTGAAGATACCATAATAGTGGGGAATAGGTTGAAGTTTATGGTGAATGCTGGGCGAATGGGGGGTTCTGGACAAGTGGCATATGGTGGGAATATTGAAGCTACTTTAAGAGGGAGTGACTACCCAGTGAGAAATGATAATGTCAGTCTGACAATGACAATCCTCTCCTTCAACAAAGAAATGGTTTTAGGTGGAAGCATACAGTCTGAATTCCGGATGAGCAGAGGCTTGAGAGTATCAGTTAATGCCAATTTAAATAGTCGCAAAATGGGACAGGTTTGCATAAAAACAAGTAGCTCTGAGCATTTGCAGATTGCTCTGGTTGCAGCCTTCACAATTTTCAAGGCTCTACTACGCAGAAAGGCAATTGAGAGTAGAAGTAGGGAAACATTAGAGAGTGGATAA
- the LOC126715474 gene encoding translocase of chloroplast 90, chloroplastic isoform X3 produces the protein MDHNRMKSIRDWVFSHLVSMSLVSSRPLSGSDSFFNEGRLDEELDDQGSTHTASLVAPPVLPDGSRASYGNHEHQHNPSLQQDSVQDSYPHGSNKKKMDPLAKIEDLQVKFLRLLRRLGLSQENLLVAKVLYRIHLASLIQAGESDVKRVNLGSNRAKAVAAEQEAAGLRELDFSFRILVLGKTGVGKSATINSLFEEMKTVTDAFQPATDRIQEVAGTVNGIKITVIDTPGLLPSSSSNVRRNKKILLSVKKFIKKSPPDIVLYFERLDVINMGFTDFPILRLITEVFGTAIWFNTILVMTHSSSDLPEGPNGYPVNYESYVTQCTDLVQHYIHQAVSDSRLENPVLLVENHPQCKKNIMGEKVLPNGQVWKSQFLLLCICTKVLSDVNSLLKFQDSIELGPLSTARLPSLPHLLSSLLRHRSISSPNGMDDEIDENSLLDTQEEDEYDQLPSIRILKKSQFERLTNSQKKDYLDELDYREILYLKKQLKEDYQRRRENRLSKEENLVNDDNSDSQQVSPEAVLLPDMAVPPSFDSDCLVHRYRCLVTGDQWLVRPVLDPQGWDHDVGFDGISLESALELNRNVFASVTGQMSKDKQDFSIQSECGAAYTDPKGPTYSVGLDVQSSGKDMIYTVHSNTKLRNLKQSVADCGLSLTSFGNNCYVGAKLEDTIIVGNRLKFMVNAGRMGGSGQVAYGGNIEATLRGSDYPVRNDNVSLTMTILSFNKEMVLGGSIQSEFRMSRGLRVSVNANLNSRKMGQVCIKTSSSEHLQIALVAAFTIFKALLRRKAIESRSRETLESG, from the coding sequence GTTCAACTCACACAGCCAGTTTGGTTGCACCACCAGTACTTCCTGATGGATCACGTGCTTCTTATGGTAATCATGAACATCAGCATAATCCTTCCCTGCAGCAGGATTCTGTTCAAGACTCCTACCCTCATGgctctaataaaaaaaagatggatCCATTGGCGAAGATTGAGGATCTCCAAGTAAAGTTTTTGCGCCTTCTCCGAAGGCTTGGGCTGTCACAGGAAAATCTTCTGGTTGCAAAAGTTTTATATCGGATACACCTAGCATCCTTGATACAAGCTGGGGAATCAGATGTGAAAAGAGTTAACCTTGGAAGCAATAGAGCCAAAGCAGTTGCAGCAGAACAAGAGGCAGCTGGCCTGCGTGAATTGGATTTCTCATTTAGAATACTTGTCCTAGGCAAAACAGGGGTTGGCAAGAGTGCTACCATAAATTCTTTATTTGAAGAAATGAAAACTGTGACTGATGCATTTCAACCAGCCACTGATCGCATCCAAGAGGTTGCAGGAACTGTTAATGGGATTAAAATTACTGTGATCGATACCCCTGGTCTTTTGCCTTCTTCTTCCAGTAATGTGAGAAGAAATAAGAAGATTTTGTTATCTGTGaagaaattcataaaaaaatcaccGCCAGATATTGTTTTGTACTTTGAACGCCTTGATGTCATCAACATGGGCTTTACCGATTTCCCTATTTTGAGGCTTATAACTGAAGTTTTTGGTACTGCAATTTGGTTCAACACCATCCTTGTAATGACCCACTCTTCCTCAGATCTGCCCGAAGGTCCCAATGGTTATCCTGTCAACTATGAGTCATATGTGACCCAATGTACAGATTTGGTGCAGCACTATATACACCAGGCAGTGTCTGACTCAAGACTTGAAAACCCTGTCCTTTTGGTAGAGAACCATCCTCAATGTAAGAAAAACATTATGGGGGAAAAAGTACTTCCAAATGGACAGGTTTGGAAATCTCAATTCTTGTTATTATGCATTTGTACTAAAGTTCTGAGTGATGTCAATTCCCTCTTGAAGTTTCAAGACAGCATTGAACTGGGACCATTAAGTACTGCCCGGCTGCCCTCTCTGCCCCATCTTCTCTCATCTCTTCTACGACATCGCTCTATATCAAGTCCAAATGGAATGGATGATGAAATTGATGAGAATTCACTTTTAGACACGCAGGAAGAAGATGAATATGATCAATTACCTTCAATCCGAATCCTGAAAAAATCTCAGTTTGAGAGATTGACGAACTCACAGAAAAAAGACTATCTTGATGAGCTGGATTATCGGGAAATCCTTTATCTGAAGAAACAGTTGAAGGAAGATTATCAGAGGCGAAGGGAGAATAGGCTTTCCAAAGAGGAAAATTTGGTGAATGATGATAATTCCGATAGCCAGCAGGTGTCTCCAGAGGCCGTTTTGTTACCAGATATGGCAGTTCCCCCAAGTTTTGACTCGGATTGCCTTGTACATAGATATCGTTGCCTTGTCACAGGTGATCAGTGGCTTGTGAGACCTGTTCTTGATCCCCAAGGGTGGGATCATGATGTGGGCTTCGATGGAATAAGCCTTGAATCAGCTTTGGAACTAAATAGGAATGTCTTTGCCTCAGTCACAGGACAGATGAGCAAGGACAAGCAGGATTTCAGTATCCAGTCGGAGTGTGGTGCAGCTTACACAGATCCCAAAGGGCCTACTTATTCTGTTGGTCTTGATGTTCAATCTTCTGGTAAGGATATGATATATACAGTTCATAGCAACACAAAGTTGAGGAACCTGAAGCAGAGCGTTGCTGATTGTGGACTTTCTTTGACATCTTTTGGGAACAATTGCTATGTTGGTGCCAAGCTTGAAGATACCATAATAGTGGGGAATAGGTTGAAGTTTATGGTGAATGCTGGGCGAATGGGGGGTTCTGGACAAGTGGCATATGGTGGGAATATTGAAGCTACTTTAAGAGGGAGTGACTACCCAGTGAGAAATGATAATGTCAGTCTGACAATGACAATCCTCTCCTTCAACAAAGAAATGGTTTTAGGTGGAAGCATACAGTCTGAATTCCGGATGAGCAGAGGCTTGAGAGTATCAGTTAATGCCAATTTAAATAGTCGCAAAATGGGACAGGTTTGCATAAAAACAAGTAGCTCTGAGCATTTGCAGATTGCTCTGGTTGCAGCCTTCACAATTTTCAAGGCTCTACTACGCAGAAAGGCAATTGAGAGTAGAAGTAGGGAAACATTAGAGAGTGGATAA
- the LOC126715474 gene encoding translocase of chloroplast 90, chloroplastic isoform X1, with protein sequence MDHNRCGNAFPRMKSIRDWVFSHLVSMSLVSSRPLSGSDSFFNEGRLDEELDDQGSTHTASLVAPPVLPDGSRASYGNHEHQHNPSLQQDSVQDSYPHGSNKKKMDPLAKIEDLQVKFLRLLRRLGLSQENLLVAKVLYRIHLASLIQAGESDVKRVNLGSNRAKAVAAEQEAAGLRELDFSFRILVLGKTGVGKSATINSLFEEMKTVTDAFQPATDRIQEVAGTVNGIKITVIDTPGLLPSSSSNVRRNKKILLSVKKFIKKSPPDIVLYFERLDVINMGFTDFPILRLITEVFGTAIWFNTILVMTHSSSDLPEGPNGYPVNYESYVTQCTDLVQHYIHQAVSDSRLENPVLLVENHPQCKKNIMGEKVLPNGQVWKSQFLLLCICTKVLSDVNSLLKFQDSIELGPLSTARLPSLPHLLSSLLRHRSISSPNGMDDEIDENSLLDTQEEDEYDQLPSIRILKKSQFERLTNSQKKDYLDELDYREILYLKKQLKEDYQRRRENRLSKEENLVNDDNSDSQQVSPEAVLLPDMAVPPSFDSDCLVHRYRCLVTGDQWLVRPVLDPQGWDHDVGFDGISLESALELNRNVFASVTGQMSKDKQDFSIQSECGAAYTDPKGPTYSVGLDVQSSGKDMIYTVHSNTKLRNLKQSVADCGLSLTSFGNNCYVGAKLEDTIIVGNRLKFMVNAGRMGGSGQVAYGGNIEATLRGSDYPVRNDNVSLTMTILSFNKEMVLGGSIQSEFRMSRGLRVSVNANLNSRKMGQVCIKTSSSEHLQIALVAAFTIFKALLRRKAIESRSRETLESG encoded by the coding sequence GTTCAACTCACACAGCCAGTTTGGTTGCACCACCAGTACTTCCTGATGGATCACGTGCTTCTTATGGTAATCATGAACATCAGCATAATCCTTCCCTGCAGCAGGATTCTGTTCAAGACTCCTACCCTCATGgctctaataaaaaaaagatggatCCATTGGCGAAGATTGAGGATCTCCAAGTAAAGTTTTTGCGCCTTCTCCGAAGGCTTGGGCTGTCACAGGAAAATCTTCTGGTTGCAAAAGTTTTATATCGGATACACCTAGCATCCTTGATACAAGCTGGGGAATCAGATGTGAAAAGAGTTAACCTTGGAAGCAATAGAGCCAAAGCAGTTGCAGCAGAACAAGAGGCAGCTGGCCTGCGTGAATTGGATTTCTCATTTAGAATACTTGTCCTAGGCAAAACAGGGGTTGGCAAGAGTGCTACCATAAATTCTTTATTTGAAGAAATGAAAACTGTGACTGATGCATTTCAACCAGCCACTGATCGCATCCAAGAGGTTGCAGGAACTGTTAATGGGATTAAAATTACTGTGATCGATACCCCTGGTCTTTTGCCTTCTTCTTCCAGTAATGTGAGAAGAAATAAGAAGATTTTGTTATCTGTGaagaaattcataaaaaaatcaccGCCAGATATTGTTTTGTACTTTGAACGCCTTGATGTCATCAACATGGGCTTTACCGATTTCCCTATTTTGAGGCTTATAACTGAAGTTTTTGGTACTGCAATTTGGTTCAACACCATCCTTGTAATGACCCACTCTTCCTCAGATCTGCCCGAAGGTCCCAATGGTTATCCTGTCAACTATGAGTCATATGTGACCCAATGTACAGATTTGGTGCAGCACTATATACACCAGGCAGTGTCTGACTCAAGACTTGAAAACCCTGTCCTTTTGGTAGAGAACCATCCTCAATGTAAGAAAAACATTATGGGGGAAAAAGTACTTCCAAATGGACAGGTTTGGAAATCTCAATTCTTGTTATTATGCATTTGTACTAAAGTTCTGAGTGATGTCAATTCCCTCTTGAAGTTTCAAGACAGCATTGAACTGGGACCATTAAGTACTGCCCGGCTGCCCTCTCTGCCCCATCTTCTCTCATCTCTTCTACGACATCGCTCTATATCAAGTCCAAATGGAATGGATGATGAAATTGATGAGAATTCACTTTTAGACACGCAGGAAGAAGATGAATATGATCAATTACCTTCAATCCGAATCCTGAAAAAATCTCAGTTTGAGAGATTGACGAACTCACAGAAAAAAGACTATCTTGATGAGCTGGATTATCGGGAAATCCTTTATCTGAAGAAACAGTTGAAGGAAGATTATCAGAGGCGAAGGGAGAATAGGCTTTCCAAAGAGGAAAATTTGGTGAATGATGATAATTCCGATAGCCAGCAGGTGTCTCCAGAGGCCGTTTTGTTACCAGATATGGCAGTTCCCCCAAGTTTTGACTCGGATTGCCTTGTACATAGATATCGTTGCCTTGTCACAGGTGATCAGTGGCTTGTGAGACCTGTTCTTGATCCCCAAGGGTGGGATCATGATGTGGGCTTCGATGGAATAAGCCTTGAATCAGCTTTGGAACTAAATAGGAATGTCTTTGCCTCAGTCACAGGACAGATGAGCAAGGACAAGCAGGATTTCAGTATCCAGTCGGAGTGTGGTGCAGCTTACACAGATCCCAAAGGGCCTACTTATTCTGTTGGTCTTGATGTTCAATCTTCTGGTAAGGATATGATATATACAGTTCATAGCAACACAAAGTTGAGGAACCTGAAGCAGAGCGTTGCTGATTGTGGACTTTCTTTGACATCTTTTGGGAACAATTGCTATGTTGGTGCCAAGCTTGAAGATACCATAATAGTGGGGAATAGGTTGAAGTTTATGGTGAATGCTGGGCGAATGGGGGGTTCTGGACAAGTGGCATATGGTGGGAATATTGAAGCTACTTTAAGAGGGAGTGACTACCCAGTGAGAAATGATAATGTCAGTCTGACAATGACAATCCTCTCCTTCAACAAAGAAATGGTTTTAGGTGGAAGCATACAGTCTGAATTCCGGATGAGCAGAGGCTTGAGAGTATCAGTTAATGCCAATTTAAATAGTCGCAAAATGGGACAGGTTTGCATAAAAACAAGTAGCTCTGAGCATTTGCAGATTGCTCTGGTTGCAGCCTTCACAATTTTCAAGGCTCTACTACGCAGAAAGGCAATTGAGAGTAGAAGTAGGGAAACATTAGAGAGTGGATAA